The following proteins are encoded in a genomic region of Corylus avellana chromosome ca4, CavTom2PMs-1.0:
- the LOC132177984 gene encoding probable glycosyltransferase At5g03795, with translation MIVILRFGCIGVGIFLFVIYKFLHAGTASGSEEVFRFPETRLVYDRMERYFKIYIYQDRDPGAYFQSPRELTGMYGSEAYFFKNIKESRFLTTNPLKAHFFFIPISWHQMRTQGTSYEKMISIVENYVESIISKYPYWNRTDGADHFFLICHDIGLEVADGVSIFIKKNPIRLVCPATYDTHSIPYKDIPLPPVHESFSSSVGRKRIDPWAGIPNSLIRASLEEQWKDVTELESERVWNNTAEGYLLLHDKIHRTKFCICPHGFPANTALIADSIRYGCIPVIFTSYTDYPFADTLDWKKFSIILDVDDVNRLEETLEGIREADFIVMENNLRKVQKHFQWNSPPLRFDAFNMIMYELSVLANV, from the exons ATGATCGTCATCTTGCGGTTTGGGTGTATTGGCGTCGGGATCTTCCTCTTCGTCATTTATAAATTCCTACATGCAGGTACTGCCTCCGGCTCCGAGGAGGTGTTTCGCTTTCCGGAGACCCGTTTGGTGTACGATCGAATGGAGAGGTACTTCAAGATCTACATATACCAGGACAGAGACCCCGGCGCGTACTTTCAGTCGCCGAGGGAGCTGACGGGGATGTACGGGAGCGAGGCCTACTTCTTCAAGAATATCAAGGAGAGTCGCTTCCTCACCACAAATCCTCTTAAGGCTCACTTCTTCTTTATTCCCATTTCTTGGCATCAAATGCGCACCCAG GGAACATCTTATGAGAAAATGATCAGTATAGTTGAGAATTACGTGGAGAGCATAATCTCAAAGTACCCCTACTGGAACCGAACTGATGGAGCTGATcacttttttttgatatgtcatGACATTGGTTTGGAGGTTGCTGATGGAGTTTCAATATTTATTAAGAAGAATCCAATTCGACTTGTGTGTCCAGCTACCTATGATACTCATTCTATTCCATACAAGGACATTCCCCTCCCTCCAGTACATGAATCATTTTCTTCATCTGTTGGAAG GAAAAGGATTGATCCCTGGGCAGGCATTCCCAATTCGTTAATAAGAGCGAGTCTGGAAGAACAGTGGAAAGATGTTACTGAACTTGAATCTGAACGCGTGTGGAATAATACTGCTGAAGGATATCTGCTACTTCATGACAAAATTCACAGGACAAAGTTCTGCATATGCCCTCATGGATTCCCAGCCAATACTGCCCTTATAGCAGACTCCATCCGTTATGGATGTATTCCTG TTATCTTTACAAGCTACACGGATTACCCATTCGCTGATACTCTTGACtggaaaaaattttcaataatactAGACGTGGATGATGTGAATCGGCTCGAGGAAACTCTTGAAGGCATACGAGAAGCAGATTTCATTGTAATGGAAAACAACTTACGCAAG GTGCAGAAGCACTTCCAATGGAACTCACCTCCACTCAGATTCGATGCATTCAACATGATCATGTACGAACTCAGTGTGCTCGCCAATGTTTGA
- the LOC132177983 gene encoding probable glycosyltransferase At5g03795, with translation MARTNSLSATIFNHLPYRLRTIIILYLRFRRICNRIILAVFLFLIYKFLHRAFAGIASSSEEVFRFPETRFAYERMETYLKIYIYRDRDPGANFQSPRELTGMYGSEAYFFKNIKESGFLTTNPLKAHLFFIPISWHQMRTEGTSYEKMITIVENYLESIISKYPYWNRTDGANHFFMICHDIGLEVTDGVTIFTKNLVRLVCPATYHTHSLPFGDIPLPPVNQSFSHPPGGNALPQVNRTRIDPWAGIPNSLIRASLEEQWKDVTELESERVWNDTAEGYLLLHDKIHRTKFCICPHGFPANTALIADSIRYGCIPVIFTNYTDYPFADTLDWKKFSIILDKDDVNQLKDTLKGIREADFTVMQNNLNQVQKHFQWNSPPLRFDAFNMVLYDLTVLANV, from the exons ATGGCCAGAACAAACTCTCTCAGTGCCACTATTTTTAACCATCTGCCATACAGACTGCGTACGATCATCATCCTTTACTTGCGGTTTAGGCGTATCTGCAACAGGATCATCCTAGCGGTCTTCCTCTTCCTCATTTATAAATTCCTACATCGAGCCTTTGCAGGTATAGCCTCCAGCTCCGAGGAGGTGTTTCGCTTTCCGGAGACCCGTTTCGCGTACGAGCGAATGGAGACTTACCTCAAGATCTACATATACCGGGACAGAGACCCCGGCGCGAACTTTCAGTCGCCGAGGGAGCTGACGGGGATGTACGGGAGCGAGGCCTACTTCTTCAAGAATATCAAGGAGAGTGGATTCCTCACCACAAATCCTCTAAAGGCTCACCTTTTCTTTATTCCCATTTCTTGGCATCAAATGCGCACCGAG GGAACATCTTATGAGAAAATGATCACTATAGTTGAGAATTATCTGGAGAGCATAATCTCAAAGTACCCCTACTGGAACCGAACTGATGGAGCTAATCACTTTTTTATGATATGCCATGACATTGGTTTGGAGGTTACTGATGGAGTTACAATATTTACTAAGAATTTAGTTCGACTTGTGTGTCCAGCTACCTATCATACTCATTCTCTTCCATTCGGAGATATTCCCCTCCCTCCagtaaatcaatcattttctcaTCCACCTGGAGGAAATGCTCTGCCTCAAGTTAATAG GACAAGGATTGATCCCTGGGCAGGCATTCCCAATTCTTTAATAAGAGCAAGTCTGGAAGAACAGTGGAAAGATGTTACCGAACTTGAATCAGAACGTGTGTGGAATGATACTGCTGAAGGATATCTGCTACTTCATGACAAAATTCACAGGACTAAGTTCTGCATATGCCCTCATGGATTCCCAGCCAATACTGCCCTTATAGCAGACTCGATCCGTTATGGATGTATTCCTG TTATCTTTACAAACTACACGGATTACCCATTCGCTGATACTCTTGACtggaaaaaattttcaataatactGGACAAGGATGATGTGAATCAGCTCAAGGACACTCTTAAAGGCATACGAGAAGCAGATTTCACTGTAATGCAAAACAACT TGAATCAGGTCCAGAAGCACTTCCAATGGAACTCACCTCCACTCAGATTCGATGCATTCAACATGGTATTGTATGATCTCACTGTGCTCGCCAATGTTTGA
- the LOC132177986 gene encoding probable glycosyltransferase At5g03795 produces the protein MYRNHRAIPSQAPHKLCIRVGNILLLTLILIVAYRYIFRRPVSKAVVPKVLHFPNISFEQDYERMERELKVYVYRDRDPGIYFLRQPRKVTGIYGSEAYFFKNIRESSFITIDPLQAHLFFIPISWHQMRSLGTPYHKMTFTIENYVQSLISMYPYWNRTQGADHFFVICHHIGVEVIEGVPLLKKNSIRLVCPVSYDTHYIPYKDISFPQVNQSTFSHPASRNNMLNRTKTDPWADIPNSKIRARMEYLWREEDTELDSKRVWNDTAEGYLLLYDKLFGTKFCICPHGFPVNTALIADSIRYECVPVIYTNYTDFPFNGILDWNNFSIKLNEDDLIFVKDILQGIREAQFTRLQNNLHKAEKHFQWNSPPISYDAFHMIMYELWLRVIF, from the exons ATGTACAGGAACCACCGTGCCATTCCTTCACAGGCGCCACACAAACTATGTATCCGCGTCGGGAACATCCTCCTCCTAACGCTCATCCTCATCGTCGCTTACCGCTATATATTCCGGAGGCCAGTTTCCAAAGCTGTCGTCCCCAAGGTGCTTCACTTTCCAAATATCAGTTTCGAGCAGGACTACGAGCGAATGGAGAGGGAATTGAAGGTCTACGTATACCGGGACAGAGACCCCGGCATTTACTTTCTTCGACAGCCAAGGAAGGTGACGGGGATTTACGGCAGCGAGGCCTACTTCTTCAAGAATATCAGGGAGAGTAGCTTCATCACCATTGATCCTCTTCAGGCTCACCTCTTCTTTATTCCCATTTCTTGGCATCAAATGCGCAGCCTG GGAACACCATATCACAAGATGACCTTTACAATTGAGAATTATGTCCAGAGCCTAATCTCAATGTACCCCTATTGGAACCGAACTCAAGGTGCTGATCACTTCTTTGTAATATGCCATCACATTGGTGTGGAGGTTATTGAAGGAGTTCCATTGCTTAAAAAGAATTCAATTCGACTTGTGTGTCCTGTCAGCTATGATACTCATTATATTCCATACAAGGATATCTCCTTCCCTCAAGTGAATCAATCAACATTTTCTCATCCAGCTTCAAGAAATAACATGCTTAATAG GACAAAGACTGATCCCTGGGCAGACATTCCCAACTCTAAAATAAGAGCGCGTATGGAATATCTGTGGAGGGAAGAAGACACTGAGCTTGACTCTAAACGTGTGTGGAATGATACTGCTGAAGGGTATCTGCTATTATATGACAAACTTTTTGGGACAAAGTTCTGCATATGCCCTCATGGATTCCCAGTCAATACTGCCCTAATAGCAGACTCCATCCGTTATGAATGTGTTCCTG TTATCTATACAAACTACACGGATTTCCCATTCAATGGTATTCTTGATTGgaataatttttcaataaaactgaACGAGGATGATCTAATTTTTGTTAAGGACATTCTTCAGGGCATACGAGAAGCACAATTCACCAGATTGCAAAACAACTTACACAAG GCCGAGAAGCACTTCCAATGGAACTCACCTCCAATCAGCTATGATGCATTCCACATGATCATGTACGAACTCTGGCTGCGTGTCATTTTCTAA
- the LOC132177439 gene encoding GATA transcription factor 19-like, which yields MKTVNAQPLQARPLEEREDLLVQVPIEVEGDDGGSEDEYVNGGVEVLEARVRSSPVSASRTSELTVAFEGEVYVFPAVTPEKVQAVLLLLGGCDIPNSVPNTQILLQQNSRGIGDTSRGSKLSRRIASLVRFREKRKERCFEKKIRYTCRKEVAHRMHRKNGQFASLKDSYKVAAENCDSSDGTTCPAPILRRCQHCGISENSTPAMRRGPAGPRSLCNACGLMWANKGTLRDLTKAGRPIPFDQSEPETPAEIKPLRMEPENSYANQDDQGSLDDTKPVPMDPGNPSMRSDEQNLLETAAVTDHLSIQLPPVDLDEQETLDELANDSGTEFEIPENFDEQVDIDVSNMGGTDWPRS from the exons ATGAAGACGGTGAATGCGCAGCCGCTCCAGGCGAGGCCGTTGGAGGAGCGAGAGGACCTGCTGGTGCAGGTGCCGATAGAGGTGGAAGGTGACGACGGGGGATCGGAGGACGAGTACGTCAATGGGGGAGTCGAGGTGCTGGAAGCTCGGGTGCGTAGCAGTCCCGTTTCGGCGTCTCGCACCAGCGAGCTCACTGTCGCGTTCGAGGGCGAGGTCTACGTTTTCCCCGCGGTTACGCCCGAGAAG GTGCAGGCAGTGCTACTACTACTGGGAGGATGTGATATACCCAATAGTGTCCCTAACACTCAGATTCTGCTACAACAGAATAGCAGG GGTATAGGTGATACCTCGCGAGGTTCGAAACTTTCAAGAAGAATTGCATCACTTGTTAGGTTCCGGGAAAAGCGAAAAGAGagatgttttgaaaagaaaattcggTACACTTGTCGAAAAGAGGTTGCTCACAG GATGCATCGTAAGAATGGACAGTTTGCATCATTAAAGGACTCTTACAAAGTGGCTGCTGAAAACTGTGATTCAAGTGATGGCACAACTTGTCCTGCACCTAT TTTACGTAGATGTCAACATTGTGGGATTAGTGAAAATTCTACTCCAGCAATGCGTCGGGGGCCTGCTGGTCCAAGATCCCTTTGCAACGCTTGTGGGCTAATGTGGGCAAACAAG GGAACTTTGAGAGATCTTACAAAAGCAGGAAGGCCGATTCCTTTTGACCAAAGTGAGCCT GAAACTCCAGCTGAGATTAAGCCTTTAAGAATGGAACCTGAAAATTCCTATGCCAACCAGGATGATCAG GGAAGCCTGGATGACACTAAGCCTGTACCTATGGACCCTGGAAATCCTTCTATGAGGTCAGATGAGCAG AATTTACTGGAAACTGCTGCTGTTACTGATCATTTGTCCATCCAACTACCGCCCGTTGACCTTGATGAGCAG GAAACCCTTGATGAACTTGCAAATGATTCAGGGACAGAATTCGAGATTCCTGAGAACTTTGATGAGCAG GTTGACATTGACGTATCCAACATGGGGGGGACTGACTGGCCAAGGAGCTGA
- the LOC132177985 gene encoding probable glycosyltransferase At3g07620 yields the protein MAKRNPPQRRRWRFTDFIYTPTIIPVAILFLFLIYRYKFIRQEFSGIVSHVFHTTERSFAWDYIRMERNLKVYIYRDIDLGGYFEPPTELTGMYGSEAYFFKNIKESIFRTINPLQAQLYFIPISWHQMRSLGTSYEKMTTIVENYVQSLISKYPYWNQSDGTDHFFVICHDNGVEVADGVPFLKYSIRLLCPSTYDTHSLLYNDIALPPVNQSFSHPPGGIDLFHLNRTRWDPWVLMPNSEVRHRLEHQWRDDTELDSKRVWNDTAEGYLLLHDKVYRTKFCICTHGFPVNTALVADSIRYGCIPVIFTNYLDFPFSVIIDWTRFSIVVNEVDVSRLKNILNGIGEAQFSIMQDNLRKVQKNFQWNSPPLRYDAFHMVMYDLWLHGDF from the exons atGGCCAAGAGAAACCCTCCACAAAGGCGACGCTGGCGCTTCACAGACTTTATCTACACCCCGACCATCATCCCTGTAGCCAtactcttcctcttcctcattTACCGCTATAAATTCATACGTCAAGAATTTTCAGGTATCGTCTCTCATGTGTTTCACACTACGGAGAGGAGTTTCGCGTGGGACTACATTCGGATGGAGAGGAACTTGAAGGTCTACATCTACCGGGACATAGACCTCGGCGGCTACTTTGAGCCGCCGACGGAGCTGACGGGGATGTACGGGAGCGAGGCCTACTTCTTCAAGAATATCAAGGAGAGTATCTTCCGCACCATTAATCCTCTTCAGGCTCAACTCTACTTTATTCCCATTTCTTGGCATCAAATGCGCAGCCTG GGAACTTCTTATGAGAAAATGACCACTATTGTTGAGAATTATGTCCAGAGCTTAATCTCAAAGTACCCCTACTGGAACCAATCTGATGGAACAGATCACTTTTTTGTGATATGTCATGACAATGGTGTTGAGGTTGCCGATGGAGTTCCATTTCTTAAGTACTCAATTCGACTTTTGTGTCCATCTACCTATGATACTCATTCTCTTCTATACAATGATATTGCCCTCCCTCCagtaaatcaatcattttctcaTCCACCTGGTGGAATTGACCTCTTTCATCTTAATAG GACAAGGTGGGATCCCTGGGTACTCATGCCCAATTCTGAAGTAAGACATCGTCTGGAACATCAGTGGAGGGATGATACTGAACTTGACTCTAAACGTGTGTGGAATGATACTGCTGAAGGATATCTGCTACTTCATGACAAAGTTTATAGGACAAAATTTTGCATATGCACTCATGGATTCCCAGTCAATACTGCCCTTGTAGCAGACTCCATCCGTTATGGGTGTATTCCTG TTATCTTCACAAACTACTTGGATTTCCCATTCAGTGTTATTATTGACTGGACTAGATTTTCAATAGTAGTGAACGAGGTTGATGTGAGTCGGTTGAAGAATATTCTTAATGGCATAGGAGAAGCACAATTCTCCATAATGCAAGACAACTTGCGCAAG GTCCAGAAGAACTTCCAATGGAACTCACCTCCCCTCAGATACGATGCATTCCACATGGTCATGTACGATCTCTGGCTGCATGGCGACTTCTGA